In Lysinibacillus sp. 2017, the DNA window TCCTTGCAGTGCAATTTGTGCATAGTCAGCAGAAGCGTTCGTTAATGTAACTTCACCTTCTACATGTTGCTGTAACCAAGCGAAGTCTTTTTCAATATTTGCTGCATTGACACAAAGTAAATAACGGTTGTCTTCTAAACGATATGTTAATAAGTCGTCTACAACACCGCCTGTTTCGTAGCAAAGTGCGCTATATTGTGCACCGCAAACTGCGATTTTAGAAATATCATTGGATAACATTTTTTGTAAAAAAGGAAGTGCATCAGGACCTTCGACGAAGATTTCTCCCATATGCGATACATCAAAAAGGCCCGCACGATTGCGAACTGCATCATGCTCTTCTTTAATAGATGAAAACTGTACAGGTAACTCCCAGCCACCAAAATCAATTGTTTTCCCACCATACTTAGCATACTCGTCGAAAAGTGGTGTACGTTTTAATTCATTTGTCATTTCAATGTCCTCCTTAAAAGTATGTATTTTGAAGAGCTCTTACCTTTCATTGCGAAAAAAAAGGACAGACGAATCCCGTAAATTGGGATTCTCTGTCCTTGCACCTGAAAGTTACACCTAAATTTGAATTTCCATCACAATTTAGGCTTTCCCCTTTGGTGGCTACAATTTAAGTTTGCAGCGCTCTCCAGAGTTGCGTCCAATACGAGTCTTTTTGCCTGAGAGATTCATAGCATTTGCTATTTGCTCCTTCGGCGACGTGACTTCACGTTCTCTCCCCGTACCATCATCCGCGTGAAATATATTGAACTAAGATTTTAAGATAACTCTTAGCCATATCCTAACATTGAATGTGATGTAAACGCAATATTTTTTTGATTTTAGTCGAAAACACGAACATTAAAACAATAATACTATTTACCATTCGCCTTTTAGTCGTTTTACTTGGAATGCAATGTATTCAACAATTTGACGCAATGTGCGATTAGCAGTTAATACTTGTATATGCCCTGCTTCCCGATAAAATTTCCGTCTGTGGTTAAATAGTTCTTCTAACTCTTGCTCCGATGATTTTTGAACAATAGGACGGTTTTTATCGTTTCTTATACGCATATAAATATCTTCGAAACGTGCATCTAAGAAAAATACGAGTCCTGTACGACGCATGATTTTACGATTCGCCTCAATCATGGCAACGCCTCCACCTGTTGAAATGATACAAGCTTCGTCGCGAAAACTTTGTAAAAATTCTTTTTCGATTTCGCGAAATCGCTGTTCCCCGTATTTCTCGAAAATTTCTGGAATTGACATTCCTTGTTGGCGTACAATTTCATGATCCATATCATAATAGGGCATTTTCAAGTAATAACTTAATCGACGGCCTATTGCACTTTTTCCGCTCCCCATAAATCCAACTAAATATATTTTTCGCATGGCTATCACCTTCTTCTAATTACGAGTTGCTCGATTCATCTATCTATACTATTTAGTATATTTATCGTAGCACGAACGTAAATAGATTCCAATGAATTATAAATTTTTAATTCAGCTAAGTAGGCATTTGTATAGTGTAAGGCAGCTCCTGTGACAATAAAAAGTAAAATGATTGCAAGTGGAAAGATAACCCCGCGCTCATTATTGTACATACGGTTTAACGATTCTTCTTTCTCGTATGGAGCCATCTTTCATCACCACTTTCATCAAAATAGTTGAACCGTCAACGGTTAAATCCCAATTTTCTACAAATGGTAACATGATTTCATAGCCTCCGTTTCTAGAACTTTTATACAAATGCGCGTCAGATAATTTAAAATTATACACTCGGTCATCTTGCTCATTGGGGTCTGTTAAAAATACCATTTGCAAGGTTTCATTG includes these proteins:
- a CDS encoding shikimate kinase, with the translated sequence MRKIYLVGFMGSGKSAIGRRLSYYLKMPYYDMDHEIVRQQGMSIPEIFEKYGEQRFREIEKEFLQSFRDEACIISTGGGVAMIEANRKIMRRTGLVFFLDARFEDIYMRIRNDKNRPIVQKSSEQELEELFNHRRKFYREAGHIQVLTANRTLRQIVEYIAFQVKRLKGEW
- the comGF gene encoding competence type IV pilus minor pilin ComGF; translation: MMRNILQNDRGYTLLESLFQLMVFMIFASISVLMIIWFRDLYNLEKKKDDVNWELFVYDINQYNEQSISGTLTDNETLQMVFLTDPNEQDDRVYNFKLSDAHLYKSSRNGGYEIMLPFVENWDLTVDGSTILMKVVMKDGSIRERRIVKPYVQ